The window TAACCCAAAGCAATCGGCCAGAAATCTGTGCATTATTTTCAATCAGAATCTCAATTTCAACCAGCATATCAAGTCTAGTCCAGTCTTGCTTTGTACAGATTAGAATATTAGATCAGACCTAATATTACTAAACACCTTATCCACACCCTTATTTCCTCCTACTTTGATTTTTGAACTCATTAACTGTCGCAGCAATAAAACTCACAAACACTCAGTGGAAGGAACAcaacactgcagtttttgcagaATTATAATGGTTTCCCATTTACATTCAGAATAATTCACTTCATAATGTGTAGAATGGCTTTTGCATAATGTTTTATAATGCCTTTAAAATGTGTACTCTTGCTTTCTTCGTCTTTTGTTTGTATGCTTTTAAATGTAGTTTTGAAtcgtttttgttattttgtgtgaATTTTGATAAGCACCTCGTAGTTGCCCTTTCAGTTTATATATACAGTCATTCTCATTTCATAGGGGTTACTTGGTACGCCACAAGTTTGCAGgtgacttatttattttatttgtacactggaagtaaaatattttgttaaagGTTCTTTCACGCGTTTAGCTGTAAGAAGACTTCACTCCCCACAATGCATTTCATTTCCAACATGGCGTCTCACGTATCTGCTTGACTTATGTCAACAACACTAAAACGCGGTTAAAGGTAAATCGGGATCTATAACGACATTAAGTAGTAATACATCTAAAGGGACGATGAAACCACTGTTGACGGTATTAACGCAAATTCACAGACCAGCTGTTTACGTCACTAACTCGCGCTTTCTGAGCTCCGGTGCCAGCAGCGGCCTTTTACCGCTCCGTGATGACGCTCCAATCGTGGGGTCCAGCCGGGAGCTGGTGCAGAGGCTGGGCTCGCAGGTGGAGGTGAGAACGGACTTCATCACCGAGAAGGAAGAGGCTGCTTTTCTGCAGGAGCTGGAGTCAGGCCTGAAGAAGAAACGCTACGAATTTGACCACTGGGACGATGTAAGTGAAGATTATTGTTGACGGAAAGCTTTTATAAGTTGCACAAAACTTAACTACTGGATATTTACaaggtggagctggagctgcAAGGTCACAGTCAAAACAAACGCTGATTTTACGGCATTGCATTTAGAAGTATTTCTGATATTTTGGCTAACCCAGCAACATGTATGAGGGAGACAAAACATTAGGAATAGTTCTGATAATAATGGAGTCCGGTACACCCCTCCCCATGACCTCAATAATAAACAACATAAAGCAAGATAACCCCTTTTAAACTGTACGGCAGAGTTGTAGCTGTAGATTTTATTcctaatgttgtggctgattagTGTAGTGGAATCGTTTTCCCTGCCTCAGAGCAGCATACAGTACAACCACAAGCAGTGACAGTTATAATgactttatttcctttttcctgCACCAATGCGTACACATTTAGGCAATCCATGGGTACAGAGAGACTGAGCGTCTAAGATGGGGGGCAGAGTGTGAGGAGATCTTGAATCGGGTTCGATCTGTATCATTTGCTCAGGGTAGTCAACTCCTGGGCCCTGTGCACGTTATAGATTTGGACAAGACTGGTTACATCAAGCCCCACATCGACAGTGTCAAGGTGGGTTCCCCATATTTTGTGCAGTGGCTTCaggaaacaactttttttttttttttaatcaaagaaaaCTTACATACACGAATGGTGGTGTAGCACTTTAACATTTGTAGGCTTTATTTGTAGCTGTGGTCTTACTCTCTTGCCATTTTCTCATGTTTCAGTTCTGTGGCAGCACCATTGCAGGCCTGAGTCTGTTGTCTGACAGTATTATGCGCTTAGTGAAGGACGACTCACCCAGCGAATGGCTGGACTTGCTGCTTTCCCGACGCTCCCTCTACATACTGAGGTTCATTAGATGTTGCACTCGCTTCATATCTTACTCTTAATATTTCCTAAATATAAAGTGACTGGGTTTTTGATTAATGCCTGAATGGTTACAGTAAAAACTGTAGTTGTGGTACTTTACAGGATTCTTAAAAGTTCATCCTATCCTTTTTACGTCTGTACAGGGACCAGGCCAGATATAACTTCACTCATGAGATCCtgaaagatgaggagtctgtgTTCAATGGGCAGAGAGTGCCTCGACGGCGGCGAATTTCCGTCATCTGTCGCAACCTCCCGGGATAATCTCCAGCTCTGATGTCTGCTTTAATAACAGCAGAACATAAATCCAGCTTTGAGGATTGTGCCAGTGATACTCATGGAAGTATTAAAGCTAATAGTGACTATAAAATGGGGTGTTTAGGATGTTTATTGCACAGGTCATGCTGTTGAAAAGActgaatgattaaatgcaaagagCATTCTTCTAAATCTGCACTGGATCCTGGAGCAGATGACAGATTTAATTAAATGTGTCTGAATATTGTTGTTGGTTCAACATCAAAATGTTGTAGGGAAGGGATGTCCTTTGATTTAgatttgtgtatttatataaTATCATCACTTTGGTGTGTTCCTGTAATTCTGTATAATACAGAGACTCTGTGCAACATTTCCAGTGTACCTTACCAAATAAAATGATCTTAAATGCATTAATAGCTTTGCACTATAGTGTTAATATGTGTGGAGACTCAATGGGTGGATtattaatgaaaataattaaGAAGAAATTACATAACCACACAGCTGTCTTTTGACAAGACCTGGAGCAGTAAGTGTAACACAGCCAGACGTTCTAATTTTAAGATTACCTTCTTTATGGATTTTAATTTTAAGAAGACCCAGtgttttaattgaaaataaggTGTTCTTTTGTGCAACAATTTGCCTAAAAATGcactttgtttatttaaagcaaTCGAAATTATGACCAGTAGATGGTAGCAGCACATCTCTGTAAAAGGCTCAGTGTAGGAGGAACCGAGTATTTAAACCTTATTCATCACTACAAACAAACAGTACTTAAACACAAATCCCAGTTTAGACAAGTATTCCTCATGCACGTCTTCAGCACCGTAACTCAGGTAAAGAAGAGAGTGccaaattacatttattttataacatttttatagTTGTAATGACTGCAGATGACTTGGGTTTGAACACATGGATGACAGCAGAGTTGGAGAGTTAACATCACAGTATCACAGCAGGTGAAGGGGATTAGGTCTCAGTCAAAGATGGGGTGGACATAGATGTGCAGGCCCTGGGATTAATGCATTCTGTCTAATGTGCCAATTATGatgtacaccaaaaaaaaaaaaaaaaattttctaaaTAAAAGCTATAAGCTCAGCCTGCTGGGGGACTTAACATGATGCCCTGACCACCACGTCTTCACTCCCCATGtgattttatataatttattgtATGTTGTTAACTTTAATCTACTCAACTTGtagcttttgttttgtcttgtgttGCTCTTGGTTTCTCTGTCAGAgccttttctgtcttctctttccTTTCACCTCCCAGCTGGTCACAGCACCAGGCTCCTTCCCTTAGCCTGGTTCTGCTTCACATCTAGACCTCATAAAAGGGATTTGTTCCTCCCCATTCTCGCCAAGTGCTGGCTCATAGGGGATTTTCTGAATGTTGGGGTTCTTGCTGTAATATTGTATGGTCTTTCCCTTATAACAGACCTTGAGACAACAGCTCGTACCGTGTAAATATAATTCaattccagttttatttatataagcgccaattcacaacaacaagaatcacctcaaggtgctttatattgtacggTAAAGTCCCTACAGtattgggaaggaaaaacacccTTTCAACAGAAAGAAATCTCAGGCAGAACCAgggtcagggaggggcagccatctgctgcaagtggctggggtgaggggagggaggcaggacaaaagacacactgtggaagagagtgtttgtctcctgaatccaaactgggagctagTTCCATAGTAGAAGTGCCTAAACAAataaaggctctgcctcccattctacttttgaaaACTCTAGGAactacaagtaagccagcagtctgaaagcaaAGTGCCCTGTTAGAATATGGTATTATGAGGTAAGATTTAAGATATGACAAgacctgattattcaggacCTTGAATGTGAgaagaatgattttaaattcaattttggatttaacagggagccaatgaagagaagccagtatgggagaaatctgctctctctttcttgtcCCTGTCGGTactctcagtgcagcattttgggtcagctgaaggcttttcagggcgTTTTTAGGACAGcttgataatgaattacagtagtccaacctagaagtaataaatacctgaattagcttttcagaatcactctgagaaaggatgtttctaattttagaaatattgcacaaatggtttaagaaagcagtcctacatatttgtatatgcgcactgaaggacatatcctggtcaaaaatgactccaaggtaatgccatccaaactatctggttagacaccatgtttctaagatttgtggggccgagcacaagaacttcagttttatctgaatttagaatcaggaaattagaggtcatccaggccttaatgtctttaagacattcctgcagtttaactagttgatgtgtgtcatctggattcatggatagataaagctgagtatcatctgcatataaaTGAAAATTGATGTATGCCGTGTTTTCTAATAATTATTGCATACCAGTTATGTCAAAATTGCAACTTCATTACAGATAATACAGGCCATCTCAGGTCActaaaacaaagcagcaaaacaaGTTTGTGTTGGTTACAATAACAAAAAGTCTTTGCTCCTTGACAGGTATACAAATGAGCTTTCAAACAATATTTGCATGCactcttgtttttgtcttgCAGCTATAACGATAACCCAACAAGTGTTTTGTGCCTAACTATGATATTGTGTGGACATCAAGTGGCGAAAGACAGAAATGAATATTAACTGctgccatttatttttaatgctatcTTTAAGTTTTCACTCTAAGCAACataatatttagatttttaatatAAAGCATGTTTAATAAATCTGTTTGTATTAAAATAGTTCCAGACAACTGTTGAGCCAATAATTTAACAAAAGAAATGCCCGTTTTAGTGCCtgtaaaggaaagtttttagtttttaaaaacactgacagaTGAGGTACAAAAAGTGAAACCCTTAATAATCTTTTTATTAGAAAAACTAATAATCTACCAAAAGGaactgagaaaaaacaaacaaaaaaaaaaacaaactatgaaaTGTTGTCAAAGAATtataaacaaattaatttttcacTCAGCATTATTTAATGGACAAGTCTGTtacttaaaggggacctattctACTATTCCTTTTCTGTCATATCCATATTTTTTCTACTCTCATCTGTGTGATGTAAATGAgaaccccacccacctgctgtttatACCACtttttatgaggggcagccaatcagaagaaagttagcTTTAAAGGAGGCGGGAGGCAGCTGAAAGAGGATAAACTGTgatacagacagagaaagatgattTTGAACTGGAAATCCTGTAAAAATCTTTTTAGCAAagttaaagtataaaaatgcaGAATAGGAAATTGGAAAGTCCCCTTTAATGCAAAACCTCAGCctatgaaaaacaaactcaaaattGTTGACAAAATACTTTTTCTTAAGTGTCACCAACAAACCTTTTTCCTTCCACGGGtctgaaacaataaaatggtTTCACTGGAAGAGGTTCAATTTTAGCACTTCTCTACCCCAGCTACAACCTCCTTCTGTTCCTCTGGTTATTCAGTGAGGTAGAAGTGCATTTTTTCGTTTATGTTCTTGCGCTCCGGATTGAGGCGTTTAAGGATCTGTGCCAGCACATTGACCGTCTGCTCACTGCTCAAACCCGTGCGCTTAGTCTGGAACTTCTTCAACAAGTCTTTAGTGGTCATTGGTTTACGGATCAAATAGCGGCGAACTGCTTCctctgtcagctgcacatcgcTGTGGGGCGAATCAACAGTAAGGAATACAGTTTTCAGGGcttgtatttaaattaaatatgtcTGTATTTTTAGGTTAGCTTTGTGAATTGTAAGACATTTCTGTGAAACCACAAAATGCAACAAGAAATTACTGTCTGTCTACATAGGAGTAGGGAAGAAATTACCTGGAGCTGGGGGTGGATTTGCCTGATTGGGGTTGAGGTGTACTCTTCCCAGAGGGAACAGGGCTCTGAGTGCTGGGCTCCAGCTTAAGCTTTTTGGCAGCAGGTGAGTCGGCGCTAGGAGCCTGTCTCTTACCTACAGAAAAGAGACGTTTatttggaataaaataaaacaacagaagGTTTCAGAGTCAACAGCCACTTTTGAAGGCCCAACATAAATCCATTAAAACATATGTCTACTATTCTGTGTATGTATGAGTATTTGTGTGGGCTTTTTGAGGACTCACCCTGCTCTAGCTTGCTGGCAGCAGCACGGAGCGTATTTGAGGTGGAGGCAGAGTCTAAGGATGGAGTTCCAGGACGGCTGCCAGTCCTGGAGCTGCCTGCAGAGCCGCGGCCACCTGCACGTTTAGGGGGTGTGCGCTTTTTCTGAGACAGGGAGGAAAAGATGTCCAATACAGAATTATATTCACCACTGATATGAAATACTCCTTAACTGGTTGCACAGTGGTCAGAtatattcattattttatttatatgcaaaaatggcCCTGAAGACTGTTACTTAAGATAATTATaggttacattaaaaaaaaaaaactaacttgatttaaaaaaaaagaaaaaaaaaagcaaatattcaTCTATTCTCCAATCACACACACTAACCGCCATGAACAGAGCAGAGGCCGTCTCTCCATCGATGTCACTGTCGTCTGAGCTGTCTGATTCTCCACTGCTGTCTGTGATGCATAAACACGTATTTCTTTAAACACCACTCATGTTTTAAACTACTCCATTCAACAGTATGTATCGTGTCTTTGAGGTCTttaccttttttcttcttcttttccattTGAACTGGGGTtttcttcccctcctcctcctcttcctcctcttttgcttcttcctcattctgtttCTCCTCCTCACTCTCTTCCTCACTTTCAGACTCTTCATCAATCCCTACAAAGGGTAAACATTCAGAAGCAATCTGAATACAAATGACTAAACTTTAAGGACACAGTGCCATGAAGTAATGAAAAAGACCCATCACCAATAGAGTGATGGGtgtagtaaaaagtgctttgagtgctcaactagagtagaaaagtgctatacaagTACCAGTGCATTAACCATTTACACTTAATGTATACTGTAGCGTTATGTTTATTAATTGAGCTGACCTTTAGGATGTTCCTCTCCTTTGGTGGGCTTTCCCTTTTCTGGTTCTTCTTCTGAGCTAATTTAggaacacaataaacacaaattaataaaataacataactcGCCCCtttcccaaaataaaaaaacaaacaaacaaacaaacacaatgttCATATAGTGAGTCTTTGTGTGTCACCGTGTAATAGATCTGACCTGCTTTCATCCGACATATAATCCACTTCTAGGCCCTCGTAGTCTCCGTCATCGCTGTCTTCCAGGGCCTCGTTATCATTgcgcttttgtttctttttctttgcttttccttTCCCAGCATCTTTTTTCACCTTTGGCttgctctctccatctgt is drawn from Archocentrus centrarchus isolate MPI-CPG fArcCen1 chromosome 8, fArcCen1, whole genome shotgun sequence and contains these coding sequences:
- the alkbh7 gene encoding alpha-ketoglutarate-dependent dioxygenase alkB homolog 7, mitochondrial isoform X1, giving the protein MKPLLTVLTQIHRPAVYVTNSRFLSSGASSGLLPLRDDAPIVGSSRELVQRLGSQVEVRTDFITEKEEAAFLQELESGLKKKRYEFDHWDDAIHGYRETERLRWGAECEEILNRVRSVSFAQGSQLLGPVHVIDLDKTGYIKPHIDSVKFCGSTIAGLSLLSDSIMRLVKDDSPSEWLDLLLSRRSLYILRDQARYNFTHEILKDEESVFNGQRVPRRRRISVICRNLPG
- the alkbh7 gene encoding alpha-ketoglutarate-dependent dioxygenase alkB homolog 7, mitochondrial isoform X2, which gives rise to MKPLLTVLTQIHRPAVYVTNSRFLSSGASSGLLPLRDDAPIVGSSRELVQRLGSQVEVRTDFITEKEEAAFLQELESGLKKKRYEFDHWDDGSQLLGPVHVIDLDKTGYIKPHIDSVKFCGSTIAGLSLLSDSIMRLVKDDSPSEWLDLLLSRRSLYILRDQARYNFTHEILKDEESVFNGQRVPRRRRISVICRNLPG
- the gtf2f1 gene encoding general transcription factor IIF subunit 1 — protein: MPSLGSSSSSTTEYTVRVPKNTSKKYNIMAFNAGDRVNCSTWTQARMERDMSARRIYGEEETAEGAAGSEFGKKQREEARRKKFGIVTREFKVEDQPWILKVNGKAGKRFKGIKKGGVTENASYYIFTQCPDGAFEAFPVHGWYNFTPQAKHRTLTAEEAEEEWGRRNKVVNHFSIMLQRRLREQERGEDEEDEADKSGKKKKKGSGKGGDLRIHDLEDELEMSSDDSDSSMGEDGESKPKVKKDAGKGKAKKKKQKRNDNEALEDSDDGDYEGLEVDYMSDESSSEEEPEKGKPTKGEEHPKGIDEESESEEESEEEKQNEEEAKEEEEEEEGKKTPVQMEKKKKKDSSGESDSSDDSDIDGETASALFMAKKRTPPKRAGGRGSAGSSRTGSRPGTPSLDSASTSNTLRAAASKLEQGKRQAPSADSPAAKKLKLEPSTQSPVPSGKSTPQPQSGKSTPSSSDVQLTEEAVRRYLIRKPMTTKDLLKKFQTKRTGLSSEQTVNVLAQILKRLNPERKNINEKMHFYLTE